In Fluviicola taffensis DSM 16823, the following are encoded in one genomic region:
- a CDS encoding TspO/MBR family protein, translated as MILRIFLFLVINFAALGIGGYFTGKGVPSEWYASLNKAPWTPPGWVFGAAWTSIMICFAIYMAFAVKIVRNLRVLIILFSLQWVLNVLWNPIFFYFHHVATGLVIITALTILIALFCFRYWSNLKAKSALILPYLIWMIIATSLNAYILWNN; from the coding sequence ATGATTTTAAGAATATTTTTATTTCTGGTCATCAACTTTGCAGCATTGGGAATTGGCGGCTATTTCACCGGAAAAGGTGTTCCATCAGAATGGTATGCTTCCTTGAATAAAGCGCCGTGGACTCCTCCTGGCTGGGTATTTGGCGCAGCATGGACAAGTATCATGATTTGTTTTGCGATCTATATGGCTTTTGCTGTTAAAATAGTACGAAACCTTCGAGTATTGATTATTTTATTCAGTCTCCAATGGGTTTTGAACGTATTATGGAATCCAATTTTCTTTTACTTTCATCATGTCGCTACAGGATTAGTTATTATCACTGCATTAACAATTTTAATTGCCCTGTTTTGTTTTCGTTATTGGTCGAATTTGAAAGCAAAATCTGCATTAATTCTTCCTTATCTCATTTGGATGATTATTGCCACTTCGCTGAACGCTTACATTCTTTGGAATAATTAG
- a CDS encoding gliding motility-associated C-terminal domain-containing protein, which yields MKLLVIISCTLFIANSWGQTWGASTFSQTTNENTDVEVNNLNESYVAGYISGQTSFGSSNSISNTFGNTDAIITKYNPAGGVVWIKQFGGTLADRAIDLAIGPDQNIVVTGQFFGSVTFGGTTLVSSSNSKDIFIVKLNPAGNVIWARKEGGNLADNGYKLTIDNLNNILLTGEYQGTATIGSNTFTSTNDPNTGLPSFDLFISKYDPSGNPIWSLSGYADFDDRGLAVDVDAQNNIFFAGQFSDTLNFASNTYNNNGINIGFLCKLNPAGQLQFFHLLKAGYTLPNDLEVNQNNEPILIGDFLGNMNYYDQNGANSIQNPYDKQIFILKTSNTGQYIWNNTLGSTNELSAKSLSIDAINNIFVTGYFKCDLSEIQDVSENLFNSIGFKDPYLLKVTNTGTRSYIKQFGSKLDDEGKGIGINQVDKPLICGSYTADLNFSPGSNAPALGYDNFTFNPYYGMEPYHVYLVGDQSRNSFLTNQVNSTAGDYNYYKTPSADSLVGYIHAEEAEHYVTVVGDTVHFCTDAVLYYETLTHNHFGPSYTSTWYDGSQNITNVITNSGTYWVKHDRDDACEMDMDSIIAIKETLPNLPLLSDDHNVNVLNPGPNYNNYHFCYPEGAIINFSNIDPGTTITTIGNAVTFHGPGPHLLNQELQYFVQATNQYCLSTGMFIFQHDFAEPHDSISLSIAMNTTCPTGDSIEICQNIPVQFHGIDLIINPLGNFYPSVYPPIDTVIWIIDGVPHINYDTASTLFNTTVTGWHTVQIKVIKGYENVCGIDTTVYTATKQFYIKVNPNPTWGTTIGGGNLLCPNDSEYLVAENPHPSLSWSGSNILWNNGADSIEVNAPGWYNYTGIIVDPITTCSSYIVFNHYISVKVPPNITSLPGDAVICPFDSLLMSVPNTFVGYLWMGPNGDTLSTLSTCYTDQIGSYVCVLTDADGCVLSTPPFEVFEYSTPTISILPNATICSNENVEIQINSSGNASILWLNTGSTSDHLVTNVPGVYVIQISQCGVTILDSVTIINGSFNATISVSDSVLCFGDTAVFTGSATGASYEWNSGPITGPTFSTVTGGSYSALVTNQYGCTAQTNTINITNVPGSTPPMIASQTVCPGANVTLQTAPPITINWYSTDTNLIQTTNSISLQNIQQDTSFLISNTSPNSICGFTYSLVEISLAVPSGLIDIIGDSILCINENGVFYANTTDNIEWFSGSTSLGSANPITIPFSTLNTNPIFSLHSSNICFNAIQFDSVSIIAPTILQLSDDTLSLCYFESETVFLTNNNLQTVTWTGNFGTITDDDLTVHGNTTYTPITVTAVDDFGCQTQSAILIVQTGNYELTTSINFPNFCPGTIGNLSGNTTSDSVLWITPFGNSSVNPLSFTLSQQNSGNFYLRTWDEMGCVYIDTLTIPISPVPSLDILPDTVFCANDIYTFYFPQDVNTYYWTTYGNNTNIPITYDQELILNVVTPDGCTASDTLIVHAVNCDDEIPNIITPNGDGTNDFFIIDDAYSQLGNTLIIINRWGNKMFEASPYLNNWNGEGASDGVYFYLYYPTGIKNPSNVKHGFVHVFGN from the coding sequence ATGAAACTACTTGTAATAATATCCTGCACACTATTTATCGCCAATTCTTGGGGGCAAACTTGGGGTGCTAGTACTTTTAGTCAAACTACTAATGAAAACACAGATGTAGAAGTAAACAACCTCAATGAATCCTATGTTGCTGGCTATATTTCAGGACAAACGTCATTCGGTTCTTCAAATTCTATTTCGAATACATTTGGAAACACTGATGCTATTATTACAAAATATAATCCTGCAGGAGGAGTTGTATGGATCAAACAATTCGGAGGGACACTCGCAGATCGAGCAATTGATTTAGCTATTGGACCAGATCAAAACATTGTAGTTACAGGTCAGTTTTTCGGATCAGTTACTTTTGGGGGAACTACACTTGTTTCTTCCTCCAATTCAAAAGATATTTTCATCGTAAAGCTAAATCCAGCAGGAAATGTAATCTGGGCTCGAAAAGAAGGTGGAAATTTAGCAGACAATGGATACAAATTAACTATCGATAATTTAAATAACATTTTATTAACAGGTGAATATCAGGGAACTGCGACCATTGGAAGCAATACGTTTACAAGTACAAATGATCCAAACACAGGCCTTCCCTCTTTCGATTTGTTTATCTCAAAATATGACCCAAGTGGAAATCCAATTTGGTCATTGAGTGGTTATGCTGACTTTGATGATCGAGGTTTAGCAGTGGATGTTGATGCCCAAAACAACATCTTTTTTGCAGGTCAATTTTCAGACACCCTTAATTTCGCATCAAATACTTACAACAACAATGGTATCAATATTGGGTTTCTTTGCAAGCTAAATCCAGCTGGACAATTGCAATTTTTTCATTTATTGAAAGCAGGTTATACCTTACCAAATGATTTAGAAGTAAATCAAAATAATGAACCTATCTTGATTGGTGATTTCTTAGGGAACATGAATTATTACGATCAAAATGGTGCGAATAGTATTCAAAACCCTTACGACAAACAAATTTTCATTTTAAAGACAAGTAATACAGGGCAATATATTTGGAATAATACCTTAGGTTCAACCAACGAGCTTTCTGCTAAATCCCTGTCTATAGATGCAATTAATAATATTTTTGTGACCGGATATTTCAAATGTGATTTATCTGAAATTCAAGACGTTTCGGAAAATTTATTTAACTCAATTGGATTCAAAGATCCGTATTTATTAAAAGTTACAAATACGGGAACTCGTTCGTACATCAAACAATTTGGCAGTAAACTTGATGACGAAGGAAAAGGAATTGGCATCAATCAAGTCGATAAGCCACTGATTTGCGGAAGTTATACCGCTGATTTAAACTTCTCACCAGGATCAAATGCTCCCGCTTTAGGATACGACAATTTCACTTTCAATCCGTATTACGGAATGGAACCCTATCACGTCTATTTAGTTGGAGATCAAAGTAGAAATTCCTTTTTAACCAATCAGGTCAACAGCACTGCAGGAGATTACAATTACTACAAAACTCCTTCAGCCGACTCGCTAGTAGGTTATATACATGCTGAGGAAGCCGAACACTATGTAACCGTAGTTGGAGATACCGTTCACTTTTGTACAGATGCCGTTTTGTATTATGAAACGCTAACCCACAATCATTTTGGACCAAGTTATACCAGTACTTGGTACGATGGAAGTCAAAACATCACCAATGTAATCACCAATTCAGGGACCTATTGGGTGAAACATGACCGCGATGATGCTTGTGAAATGGATATGGATTCTATTATTGCAATCAAAGAAACGCTGCCAAATCTCCCTTTATTATCTGATGATCACAATGTAAATGTCCTCAATCCTGGTCCTAATTACAACAACTATCATTTTTGTTATCCAGAAGGAGCGATCATTAATTTCTCAAATATTGATCCTGGCACAACGATTACAACGATTGGTAATGCTGTTACTTTTCATGGTCCTGGACCACATTTATTGAATCAAGAATTACAGTATTTTGTTCAAGCTACTAATCAATATTGTTTGAGTACAGGTATGTTTATCTTTCAACATGATTTTGCAGAACCACACGACAGTATCTCGCTTTCCATAGCGATGAATACGACGTGCCCAACAGGTGATTCCATTGAAATTTGTCAAAATATACCTGTGCAATTTCATGGAATTGATTTGATCATTAATCCATTGGGGAATTTCTATCCATCCGTTTATCCACCTATTGATACTGTTATCTGGATAATTGATGGTGTTCCTCACATCAATTATGATACAGCCTCCACTCTCTTCAATACGACTGTAACTGGTTGGCATACGGTGCAAATAAAGGTAATTAAAGGATATGAAAATGTTTGTGGAATTGACACAACTGTTTATACTGCAACTAAACAATTTTATATAAAAGTGAATCCAAATCCGACTTGGGGAACAACAATAGGTGGAGGAAATTTACTCTGTCCAAATGATTCAGAGTATTTAGTTGCAGAAAATCCACATCCTAGTCTCAGTTGGTCTGGCTCCAATATTTTATGGAATAATGGAGCCGATAGTATTGAAGTAAATGCTCCAGGTTGGTATAACTATACCGGAATCATTGTTGATCCGATAACAACCTGCAGTTCTTACATTGTTTTTAATCATTATATTTCAGTGAAAGTGCCACCAAATATTACTTCGTTACCTGGTGATGCGGTTATTTGTCCTTTTGATTCTTTATTGATGTCAGTACCTAATACATTTGTTGGTTATTTGTGGATGGGGCCAAATGGAGATACTTTATCGACTTTGTCAACGTGTTATACAGATCAAATTGGAAGCTATGTATGCGTTTTAACAGATGCCGATGGTTGTGTGTTGAGTACTCCTCCGTTCGAAGTTTTTGAATATTCTACACCAACAATTTCAATCCTACCGAATGCAACTATCTGTTCCAATGAAAATGTAGAAATTCAGATAAACTCTTCTGGAAACGCATCAATTCTATGGTTAAATACGGGATCCACAAGTGATCATTTAGTGACCAATGTTCCAGGAGTTTATGTCATTCAAATTAGCCAATGTGGTGTTACAATCTTAGACAGTGTTACAATCATCAACGGGTCTTTCAATGCTACTATTTCTGTATCTGATTCTGTATTGTGTTTTGGAGACACTGCAGTATTCACAGGATCTGCTACAGGAGCAAGTTATGAATGGAATTCTGGACCTATAACTGGTCCTACATTTTCAACAGTCACTGGTGGTTCTTATTCTGCTTTGGTTACCAATCAATATGGTTGTACAGCACAAACTAATACCATAAATATTACCAATGTGCCTGGAAGCACGCCTCCAATGATTGCTTCTCAAACGGTTTGTCCAGGTGCAAATGTAACTCTTCAAACAGCACCTCCAATTACCATAAATTGGTATTCAACCGACACTAATTTAATTCAGACAACTAACTCTATTTCGCTTCAAAATATTCAGCAAGACACCAGCTTTTTGATTTCCAATACAAGCCCAAACAGCATTTGTGGATTCACGTATTCTTTAGTAGAAATTTCATTGGCAGTTCCTTCTGGCTTAATTGACATTATTGGTGATTCAATCTTGTGTATCAATGAAAACGGAGTGTTTTATGCGAATACGACGGATAACATTGAATGGTTTTCTGGTTCCACATCTTTAGGGTCTGCAAATCCTATCACAATCCCTTTTAGCACTTTAAATACAAACCCTATCTTCTCTTTACACTCAAGTAATATCTGTTTTAACGCCATTCAATTTGACAGTGTTTCAATCATTGCTCCAACTATACTGCAACTTTCAGATGATACTTTGAGTCTTTGCTACTTTGAGTCTGAAACTGTTTTCCTCACCAATAACAACCTCCAAACTGTTACTTGGACTGGAAACTTCGGAACAATCACTGATGATGATTTAACCGTTCATGGAAACACTACTTATACTCCAATTACAGTAACCGCAGTGGATGATTTTGGTTGTCAGACTCAATCAGCAATCTTGATTGTTCAAACAGGAAATTACGAATTAACGACATCCATAAACTTCCCTAACTTTTGTCCTGGGACGATTGGAAATCTGTCAGGGAATACCACTTCTGACAGTGTTTTGTGGATTACACCATTCGGAAACAGTAGCGTGAATCCGCTTTCTTTCACATTAAGTCAGCAAAACTCGGGTAACTTCTATTTGAGAACTTGGGATGAAATGGGTTGTGTTTATATCGACACCTTGACAATTCCAATCTCACCTGTTCCAAGTTTAGATATTTTACCCGATACCGTTTTCTGTGCGAATGATATTTACACCTTCTACTTCCCGCAAGATGTAAACACATATTATTGGACAACTTACGGAAACAACACCAATATTCCCATTACCTATGATCAGGAATTGATTTTAAATGTAGTTACTCCAGATGGCTGTACAGCTTCTGATACATTGATTGTTCATGCAGTGAATTGCGATGATGAAATTCCAAATATCATCACACCGAATGGAGATGGAACCAACGATTTCTTTATCATAGATGATGCTTATTCGCAATTAGGAAATACGCTTATTATTATCAATCGTTGGGGAAATAAAATGTTTGAAGCGAGTCCTTACCTAAACAATTGGAATGGTGAAGGAGCTTCTGATGGGGTTTATTTCTATTTGTATTATCCAACGGGGATTAAAAATCCGAGTAATGTCAAGCATGGTTTTGTACATGTGTTTGGGAATTAA